Below is a genomic region from Flammeovirgaceae bacterium SG7u.111.
CCTCCCTCCTGAGCTACGAAAAGTCGTACTCGACCTCCATAACGATGCTACTTCTTCTGGAACAAAAATTTGGAGCACACTTTTTACCACCATCACCCAACTTGCCGGCAAAGGGCTAAACCAACTTTTTAGCAAGAAAAATAAGTGAACCTAAACTCTACCATATCAAACATTAAAAACCTTCCTAAGGAACTGATACTCGCCATTCAGCTTCCTTTTAGAGTATATGCGTTTATCCGAAACCTTTTTAAGACGGGCTATGTGGAAATAACCACCGTGGTGGAAAACGAGGCCAAGGACAAATCGTATTTCCTTCAAACGCTCATCCAAGCCGATGGCGACATTATTCATTACATCCCCGAGCCAAAGTCCATTAAAAAAGACAAGGAAACAAAGGCTTTGCTGGCAAAATGCAAAGAAGAGCACCAAGAAAAAATAAATGATTTGATAATAGTGGCAGGCAGCAATGCTTCCATCGCTTCCAAATTTATTGACACGGCTCTTATAGCAACCAACGCCTACCCTATCTACGAAGCATTCATGAGCCCCGATGAGCGTACGGCAATTGTAAGCGGAAGCATAGCCGCACTCTCCGTGGCTTTCCGCAAATACGCCAAACCTTTCGTCGTAGACTTTACCTTAAAAGGAGCTTTCAAAGTTATCCGCTTCTTTGTTGTAGGAAAATAATCATCACAGCGACTCTTTCACACTTACTGTATCTGTATTGATTGCACTGGCATTAAAAAAGCCTAATGCACCACCAACGATATTAGTTGGAGGATTTTCAGGCACTGCTTGCGCAGGGCTCCCCGCCTCTATCAAAAACTCTAAACCGCTGTAATATTCGTAAGCATTAGCCGACAAAGCGAAGAGGTTCACCCCCAAAACATCCGCAGAATCTACATCTTCCAAGGGAATATTATAGTCCAACTCAAAATTAAGATAGCCCCCATTTACTTGCTCATCCGAATTGATCAGCAACTTATCTTGGTTTACTACCTCTCCATTTTTCAATACCTGCCAGAAATAATAATTGCGGGATGAAGCCGGCTCCTGAAAATGCGCTACCATATAAAAACCATCGTCAAAAAACACATCATCTTCTCTGAGTTTGTAGCTGACCGAATCGAGCGTAGGGGCTAAAGGCATACGGATAGAAGCCGTATAACTCGTTTCCTCTACATTCACTGTGAGCGTATATCGCTTGCCCGGCTGCCCCACAAAATCCTGTTGGAGGGGCACATATTTCCCCTCTCCAATATGCTGAAAGGAATAGGACTTGCCCTCATTATTATTTACGATAACCTGACCATTAGTAAGCTTCGGAACAGTTTCACTCTGATTGAAAGGAGCTGATTTGGAAAGGATTATGTAGCTACCAGGCTCTCCATCCGTTATCCAGCCATCAATAACCACAATAGGGGCTTCGGCAATCAGATCGGGAGTTACCACTTCTTCACAGGCAAAAAGCCCACTTGCAAAAAGAGGATAAAGTAAAAAGTAATAATATCTTTTGAGAAGTTTCATTCGAAATCTGCAATCATTTAAGTGGTTCAAGCTTCCCCAAAAAGACCCTCTCAAGTACCCAAGAGTTGGGCTACACATGTTCGTTTACCTGAGTTTGCGAAGCATTTTTGGCAGGAACATATGATGCGACCATAGTAATAACCACCACAATCCCTGCTGTAAGGGCGAAATCAGTCCACTTCATTTTTACAGGATAAGCGTCTACTATCGAACTACTTACGCCCAAAGAAACCAAACCAAATTTTTCTTGTACAAAGACGATGATAAAACCTAATACCAAGCCGAAAACTACTCCCGTAAAAGCTACGATAGCTCCTTCTAGCATAAATATTTTTCTTACAAACTGCCTAGTAGCACCCACCGAAAACAAAATGGCAATATCCCTTTTCTTTTCTATTACCAGCATGGCCAAGGCAAAAAACACATTCAAAGAAGCAATGCCAAGCACCACCACAAAGGTGACAAATACAAAAAGGCGCTCCCATTTTACGGCTTTCAGCACCGAGGCCTGTTGTTCTTCCGAGGTTTTTACATCAAACTTCTCCCCTATCAATTCCTTTATATCGGACTGAACCGAGGAAAGACTTGCCCCTTCAGCCAAGCGAATTTCCAAGCTGCTCCTTTGCTCTTCATACTGCATCAGCTCTTGGGCAAATTCTAGTGGAACAAGAACGTAACTAAGATCAAACTGCTGCTCAATGGCAAATACACCACCTGGTAATATCGCATTCCTTTTGAATGCCTTATCCATATTGGTAGTCACTCGCTCACCTCGTCTTGGGTAATAGAAAACCATCGCCTTCGTATCGTCGGACATCTGTACCGAAAGCTGATGTTGAACCCCCATGCCTAGCAAAGCCCTGTACTGCTCTCCATTTTTTAGCTCAGCACCGCCAGAAACTACTGCTTTTTTCAAATCATATTGCTCCAAATAGTTATCACTTACCCCCTTCACCGTCACCAAAACTTCCACTTTCCCATACCTCACCATTGCCCCATCTTCTATCACTTCGGTAACAGCTTTCACTCCATCCAGGTCCTTCAGTTGTCCATATATTTCGGGCGGAAGCTCAAAAGTTTTCCCAAGCTTAGGTGTGATCTTCAATTCAGGATTATAGGTATTATACAAGCTGATGGTCAGCTCTTCCAGTCCATTGAACACCGAAAGGATTACGATGAGCGCCGCCGTGCCCACTCCAAGTCCCACCATAGCAATATTGCTCAATATCTTGATAAAGCTTTGCCCAATAAGCGCCTCTGCAGCACTTTGAGTTGTTTTTTTGTTCTTTCCCCGGTGAGAGGAAAAATATCTTTTTGCTATAAAAAAAGGGATATTGTTTTTGCTCATCTGCAACGTCTATTGATACTATTCTATCAACTATGGTCGAAAGGTTGAAAATAAGAAAAAAAATCTACAGATAAGAAATTACCGCTCATTTGGGTTTTGAAACCGCTAGCTGAGAAGTATATTTGACTACTATCACAACCAACCTGTTTTTTATATGAGACTCGCTTTTTTTAGTACCAAACCCTACGACAAAATCTATTTCCAACAGCTCAACGAGACCTATGGCCACGACATTACCTTTTTCAATTCAGCCCTAGTTGAAAGAACTGCCGACCTCACTAAAGGTTTTGAAGCTGTCTGCGTATTTGTGAATGATACCTTAGATAAGCCCACCATCGAAAAACTTGCTGCAAATAAGGTCAAGCTCATTGCCCTGCGATGTGCCGGCTTCAATAATGTAGACCTTTCCGAGGCAAAAAAACACCAGATAAAAGTAGTGAGAGTCCCAGCATATTCGCCCCAATCCGTTGCAGAGCATGCCCTAGCCCTCATCATGACCCTAAACCGCAAAACCCACAAGGCATATAACCGGGTCAGAGAGTGCAACTTTTCCCTCGACAACCTCACAGGTTTCAATATTTTTGGAAAAACCGTTGGGGTAATAGGCACAGGCCAAATCGGTGCCGCTTTTTGCAAGATCATGCTTGGGCTAGGCTGTAAAGTACTTGCCTACGATGTACATCAGTCGGGAGAGCTACAAAAACTTGGTGTCACCTACCAGCCCATAGAAACTCTTTATGCCCAATCCGATATAATTTCGTTGCACTGCCCTCTCCTCCCCGATACAAAACACCTCATCAACAGCGAGTCCATTTCCTCCATGAAAAATGGCGTAATGATCATAAACACCAGCAGGGGCGCACTCATCAATACTAAAGACATCATTACAGCACTGAAAAAACGAAAAATAGGATATTTGGGAATTGACGTGTACGAACAAGAAGAAAACCTTTTTTTCGAAGACCTTTCAGAAAGAATAATTGAAGACGACCTCATCCTTAGGCTCATCAGTTTCCCCAATGTACTCATCACTTCCCACCAAGCATTCCTAACAGATGAAGCCCTTTTCCAAATTGCCCAAACCGTAATGAGCAACATCGAAAACTTTGAAAAAGGCGAGGAACTCAGGAATGAGGTTTAGATAAAAGACGATAAGGCATTACACCTTCTTGAAGTGTTAAAAAGCTTGCGTTACGTAAAAACTCAACAACTTACGAACTCTAAAATCCATCTTATCAGTGAATTGAAAGAAGCTGTGGAGGAAATGAAGCTCATCAAGGCAGGAAAAAAAAGAAGCTAGAGCCGCAGAAGTTTTTTTTAAATGAGCTATAAAGTAAAATCCATTGGGGTTTTTGAGCGCAATAAAGATTATACCTCATGTTACATAATACCACCCGCTTTAACCCCGTGAGGGGTTTCATAATTGTAGCCGCTCAAGAAAGGAAGAAAACAACGCCGTAGGTGTTGCACAGAAGCACAAAATCAGGATTTCTGCTCCCACAAACCACCATTCCCCCGTTCATCGGATTATCTGCCCGATTGTGAAGTTTCAGCTTTAATTTGCCAACTGACCAAACTAATTTATCTTGCAAGAGTTTAGTTATCGATGACTTTTTGAGCAGGACAAATTGTTTTGCTCTTACTCCAAACCCCAATTCCAAACTCCTTTTTTGAATACTAATGGCTGATATTTTAAAAGTAGAAAACCTGACTAAGACTTATAAAAGTGGAAGCAGGGAGCTTACCGTATTGCATTCTGTGAATTTTTCGATAGAAGAAGGTGCGTCCTTTTCCATTGTAGGTCCTTCGGGCAGTGGCAAAACCACACTCTTGGGCTTGTGCGCCGGCCTCGATAGGGCAAGTTCTGGCTCGGTTACGCTCAACAATGTTTCCCTCGACCAAATGAGCGAAGACGAACGGGCGTGGGTGCGCAACCAATATGTGGGTTTCATTTTCCAAAATTTCCAGTTAATTCCGACACTTACAGCGCTGGAAAACGTGATGGTGCCCTTAGAGCTTCGTGGAGAAAGAAATGTAAAATCTCGTTCACAAGACTTGCTCGATAAGGTAGGGTTGAATGAGCGTTCGAGCCATTATCCTACTCAACTGTCGGGTGGAGAGCAGCAACGGGTTTCCCTTGCAAGGGCTTTTTCCAACAGCCCCAAAATCCTCTTTGCCGATGAGCCCACAGGCAACCTCGATGAAGAAACAGGCACAAAAGTGGAAAAATTGATTTTCGATCTTAACAGAGAGGCAGGAACTACACTGGTGCTGGTCACTCATGACCTGGAACTAGCCGCCAAAACAGACAGGATCATCCGAATAAAAGGTGGAAAAGTCGTATCTGACGAGCCTAATTTGGTGCAAAAATAATTTATCGTAGAGCCAACGCATGCGTTGGCTAGGCATTTCTGCAAAAACAAACCATGAATACAAAGAATAAATTTGACATACGCTGGCTGGCAACCATGGCATGGCGCGATAGCCGAAAAAATCGCGGTAGGCTTTTGCTTTTCACCTCGTCCATCATTTTGGGTATAGCCGCCTTGGTAGCCATCAATTCCTTTGGCGATAACCTCAGCGAGAACATCGAAGGCGAGGCAAAAGGCTTGATAGGGGCAGATTTCGTCCTTACCGATAGGCAAGCTCTCAGCGATTCGGTGAGCGAAATAATCGACTCGGTGATGATAGAGCACGCCTCGGAAATCAGCTTTGCCTCCATGGCGCAGTTCAGTAGCACAGGTGGTACAAGGTTGGTGCAAATTAGAGCACTGGAAGGTGATTTCCCCTTTTATGGTCAGATTGAAACAAACCCTGCAACGGCTTCTAGGTCGTTCCGCACAGGAAAAAGTGCCTTGGTGGACAATACCTTGCTTGTGCAGTTTGGTGCAAAAGTGGGGGAAACAGTGAAAGTTGGGGGAATTGAGTTTGTGATAGAAGGTGCGCTGGTAAAAGCTCCTGGGGAAGCGGGAATTACCGCCACAGTAGCCCCGTCGGTGTATATCCCCATGGAATATTTGGACGAAACAGAGTTGATACAAAAAGGCAGCCGCATTACTTATAAGAATTACTACAAATTCCCAGCAAACTACGATGTAGAAGCCTATGCCGAAGCCCGAGAAGATATTTTCAAGAAAGAAGGAGTCCGCTACGAGACAGTAGAAAAGCGGAAAAAAAGCGTAGGAAGAGCATTTTCCAACCTCACCCAATTCTTGAATCTCGTGGGGTTTGTCGCCTTGCTATTGGGGTGCGTGGGAGTGGCTAGTGCCGTCCATATTTACATAAAAGAAAAACTAACTACCGTTGCCGTGTTGCGCTGCATGGGCGTACAAGGCATGCAAGCCTTCTTTATCTTCATGATCCAGATTGTGAGCATGGGCTTCTTGGGTTCCATAGTGGGGGCGCTGCTCGGAAGCGTGGTGCAGCTTGCCCTACCCGCCGTGCTGCAAAGCTTTTTGCCCTTCGAGGTAGAGTTTAGTATTTCCATCACAGCCATATTGGGCGGAGTACTTACAGGGCTGCTAGTCTCTATTTTATTCGCTTTGCCTCCTTCCCTCAAGATCAGAACAGTTTCCCCGCTCAGAGCCTTGCGGAGCTCCTACGACGAAAACACCAAAACCGATTGGATAAAAATAGGCGTATATGCCGCCATCGTACTCTTCATTATCGGTTTCTCCTACTTACAAATTGGCGATGTGCAAGACGCCTTTTTCTTCACCCTTTTCCTTGCCCTTGCCTTTGGTTTGCTCACGGGAGTTGCCCAACTGCTTATGTGGGCAGTGAAGAGATATTTCCCCGTTTCTTGGAGCTACATATGGCGACAAGGCATCGCCAATCTTTTCCGCCCCAACAACCAGACAATCATCCTTATTGTGTCGGTAGGGTTGGGAACGGCGCTGATTTCCACACTCTTTTTTGTACAGGGAATGCTGCTCGACCAGCTCAACTTTGCCGGAAGCGGAGGGCAGCCCAACATGGTGCTGTTCGACATCCAAACACCCCAAAAAGAGGAACTTAAAGAGCTAACCAAATCCCATGATTTGCCCATAATCTCCGAAGTACCCATCGTGACCATGCGACTAAGCACTATCAATGGGATTACCAAAGAACAAAACATGGCGGATAGCACTTCTGAGTACAAAGACTGGGCTTTTGGAAGAGAATTTAGAAACACCTACCGCGATTCGCTCATCGAATCGGAAACGACCGTAGAGGGAACTTGGCGCAGCGAAGTATCACCTTCCTCCGATTCCATCTATGTTTCGTTCGAAGAGCGCTTTGCTAAAAGAATGGGAGTAAAAATGGGCGATGAACTGGTGTTCGATGTACAGGGAACACCCGTAAAAACCTATGTAGGGCACATGCGAGAGGTAGATTGGAACAGGGTATCTACCAATTTCCTAGTGGTATTTCCCAAAGGCGTGTTGGAATATGCCCCACAGTTCCACGTGCTCATCACCAAAGTCCCATCCGATGAGGCTTCCGCTTCCTTCCAACAAGAAGTCGTAAGCAAGTTCCCCAACGTCTCCATCATCGACCTCAACCTTATCCTCAAGACCGTGGACGAAGTACTGGGACAAGTGTCCTTTGTGATCCGCTTTATGGCGCTATTTAGTATTGTGACAGGGTTGCTAGTTCTTACTGGCTCAGTCATTATCAGCAAGTTTCAGCGCATACAAGAAAGCGTGCTGCTCCGCACCTTGGGGGCAAACCGCAAGCAAGTACTCCGCATCAATGCCCTAGAGTATTTGTTCTTGGGAGGCTTGGCCGCACTTTCAGGCATTGTGCTTGCCCTGGGTAGCAGCTGGGCCTTGGCCGTCTTCAACTTCGACGCACCCTTTAGCCCAGACATCGGCACCGCCCTTTTGGTCTTTATCAGTATCACCCTACTCACCATGGGCATCGGTATGCTCAATAGCCGTGGCGTGTTGAATAAGCCACCGTTAGAAGTGTTGAGGTCGGAAGTGTAAAGCTGAGTTACAAGTTTCACGTTGCGTGTTGCAAGGTTAAAAAAACAGTAGCTCGACCTTTGAGAGGTTGAGCTACTGTTTTACCTGATAAATCTGAGGTCCGCTCCGCTGGAGCTTTATTTTACTACAAACAGATCGCCTCTCACGAGGCTAAAAGATGGAACAAATACAAACGGTATTCCTTTTTACTGACACTACAGAAGTTTATTTATCTGAAATCACTAATAATTCTATTTCCTTTTCCTCCTCAACCAACTCCAACCCTAATATTTCCAACTCTTTATGGATATTACCTGGGTCTTCTTCATACCATTTCAATTCTATATCGTATAACCCTTCCAGCCCTGTTCCATCACAGACAATTTCACTGAGCTGTGATTGTAAAAAATCTGAAATAGTACTGCTAGGAGCATTTATCATCGACAATCCTTGACTACTTGAACTACTTACACTTTCTACTCTATCAGCCTTTTTCAATGCAACCGTTCGTCCTTCAATTACCTTAAGTACTTTTACTTTCATCATTTCCTTTTTTACCTCTGCTTTGTACTCATCAAAGTAAATCGCCAATTGCTGTTTCATAATCTCAAATCGTCGGTCAGACAATTCCGCAGGAATTATCATTTCAAAACAATACCTATTATGCTTTTCCCAAGTCATAGCGGTAGTATCCGCTATTTCTATTACAGTTCTAATTTGACTAGGAAAACCATAGGCGATTTCATAAAACTTTTGAGGCAAAGAATTTGTCACTACAATTCTACCCGCTCCGGTGGAGTGAAAGCCGGGAATACCTTGTTGGTAAGGAAGAAAAGTGACCTGAAAATTAACATTCTCACTTCCAGAGAGTGGTTTTGAAGGGTTAAACCCTATAACTTCTTTCTTTTCTTCTAAGGATATAACTTCTCCTGAAACCAGCTTGTTTATCACTTCTTTGGTAATGTTATTAGGAAAAGTAACCGCTCTAACTACGCCTTTTTTATCTATAAGTACCGTGTGAGGAATTACCCTATGTGGAAATGACTTGCCGAGCTGCCTGCTGCTATCCAAGGCTATCGGTAAGCTAATTGAAAAATTTTCAAT
It encodes:
- a CDS encoding FtsX-like permease family protein, with translation MNTKNKFDIRWLATMAWRDSRKNRGRLLLFTSSIILGIAALVAINSFGDNLSENIEGEAKGLIGADFVLTDRQALSDSVSEIIDSVMIEHASEISFASMAQFSSTGGTRLVQIRALEGDFPFYGQIETNPATASRSFRTGKSALVDNTLLVQFGAKVGETVKVGGIEFVIEGALVKAPGEAGITATVAPSVYIPMEYLDETELIQKGSRITYKNYYKFPANYDVEAYAEAREDIFKKEGVRYETVEKRKKSVGRAFSNLTQFLNLVGFVALLLGCVGVASAVHIYIKEKLTTVAVLRCMGVQGMQAFFIFMIQIVSMGFLGSIVGALLGSVVQLALPAVLQSFLPFEVEFSISITAILGGVLTGLLVSILFALPPSLKIRTVSPLRALRSSYDENTKTDWIKIGVYAAIVLFIIGFSYLQIGDVQDAFFFTLFLALAFGLLTGVAQLLMWAVKRYFPVSWSYIWRQGIANLFRPNNQTIILIVSVGLGTALISTLFFVQGMLLDQLNFAGSGGQPNMVLFDIQTPQKEELKELTKSHDLPIISEVPIVTMRLSTINGITKEQNMADSTSEYKDWAFGREFRNTYRDSLIESETTVEGTWRSEVSPSSDSIYVSFEERFAKRMGVKMGDELVFDVQGTPVKTYVGHMREVDWNRVSTNFLVVFPKGVLEYAPQFHVLITKVPSDEASASFQQEVVSKFPNVSIIDLNLILKTVDEVLGQVSFVIRFMALFSIVTGLLVLTGSVIISKFQRIQESVLLRTLGANRKQVLRINALEYLFLGGLAALSGIVLALGSSWALAVFNFDAPFSPDIGTALLVFISITLLTMGIGMLNSRGVLNKPPLEVLRSEV
- a CDS encoding FtsX-like permease family protein; this translates as MSKNNIPFFIAKRYFSSHRGKNKKTTQSAAEALIGQSFIKILSNIAMVGLGVGTAALIVILSVFNGLEELTISLYNTYNPELKITPKLGKTFELPPEIYGQLKDLDGVKAVTEVIEDGAMVRYGKVEVLVTVKGVSDNYLEQYDLKKAVVSGGAELKNGEQYRALLGMGVQHQLSVQMSDDTKAMVFYYPRRGERVTTNMDKAFKRNAILPGGVFAIEQQFDLSYVLVPLEFAQELMQYEEQRSSLEIRLAEGASLSSVQSDIKELIGEKFDVKTSEEQQASVLKAVKWERLFVFVTFVVVLGIASLNVFFALAMLVIEKKRDIAILFSVGATRQFVRKIFMLEGAIVAFTGVVFGLVLGFIIVFVQEKFGLVSLGVSSSIVDAYPVKMKWTDFALTAGIVVVITMVASYVPAKNASQTQVNEHV
- a CDS encoding redoxin domain-containing protein; this translates as MKKLVTLLLVLTSLNLFGQDSSLIGKKSPELDFAKMLNYSNVSAKLSDFSGKVVIIDFWATWCSPCIKGFTHLEELQKEFVEELQVITVTDEKEERINRFIENFSISLPIALDSSRQLGKSFPHRVIPHTVLIDKKGVVRAVTFPNNITKEVINKLVSGEVISLEEKKEVIGFNPSKPLSGSENVNFQVTFLPYQQGIPGFHSTGAGRIVVTNSLPQKFYEIAYGFPSQIRTVIEIADTTAMTWEKHNRYCFEMIIPAELSDRRFEIMKQQLAIYFDEYKAEVKKEMMKVKVLKVIEGRTVALKKADRVESVSSSSSQGLSMINAPSSTISDFLQSQLSEIVCDGTGLEGLYDIELKWYEEDPGNIHKELEILGLELVEEEKEIELLVISDK
- a CDS encoding DUF4249 domain-containing protein, whose translation is MKLLKRYYYFLLYPLFASGLFACEEVVTPDLIAEAPIVVIDGWITDGEPGSYIILSKSAPFNQSETVPKLTNGQVIVNNNEGKSYSFQHIGEGKYVPLQQDFVGQPGKRYTLTVNVEETSYTASIRMPLAPTLDSVSYKLREDDVFFDDGFYMVAHFQEPASSRNYYFWQVLKNGEVVNQDKLLINSDEQVNGGYLNFELDYNIPLEDVDSADVLGVNLFALSANAYEYYSGLEFLIEAGSPAQAVPENPPTNIVGGALGFFNASAINTDTVSVKESL
- a CDS encoding 2-hydroxyacid dehydrogenase, producing the protein MRLAFFSTKPYDKIYFQQLNETYGHDITFFNSALVERTADLTKGFEAVCVFVNDTLDKPTIEKLAANKVKLIALRCAGFNNVDLSEAKKHQIKVVRVPAYSPQSVAEHALALIMTLNRKTHKAYNRVRECNFSLDNLTGFNIFGKTVGVIGTGQIGAAFCKIMLGLGCKVLAYDVHQSGELQKLGVTYQPIETLYAQSDIISLHCPLLPDTKHLINSESISSMKNGVMIINTSRGALINTKDIITALKKRKIGYLGIDVYEQEENLFFEDLSERIIEDDLILRLISFPNVLITSHQAFLTDEALFQIAQTVMSNIENFEKGEELRNEV
- a CDS encoding ABC transporter ATP-binding protein, giving the protein MADILKVENLTKTYKSGSRELTVLHSVNFSIEEGASFSIVGPSGSGKTTLLGLCAGLDRASSGSVTLNNVSLDQMSEDERAWVRNQYVGFIFQNFQLIPTLTALENVMVPLELRGERNVKSRSQDLLDKVGLNERSSHYPTQLSGGEQQRVSLARAFSNSPKILFADEPTGNLDEETGTKVEKLIFDLNREAGTTLVLVTHDLELAAKTDRIIRIKGGKVVSDEPNLVQK